A genomic stretch from Lathyrus oleraceus cultivar Zhongwan6 chromosome 2, CAAS_Psat_ZW6_1.0, whole genome shotgun sequence includes:
- the LOC127120603 gene encoding probable aquaporin TIP2-2, with the protein MVKITLGTFDDSFSIASLKAYLSEFHATLIFVFAGVGSAIAYNDLTSDAALDPAGLVAVAVAHAFALFVGVSIAANISGGHLNPAVTFGLAIGGNITILTGLFYWIAQLLGAILASLLLSFVTGKSVPTHGVAAGLNPLAGLVFEVIITFGLVYTVYATAVDPKKGSLGTIAPIAIGFVVGANILVAGPFSGGSMNPARSFGPAVVSGNFADNWIYWVGPLIGGGLAGLIYGDIFIGSYAPAPATETYP; encoded by the exons ATGGTGAAGATAACTCTTGGTACCTTTGATGACTCTTTTAGCATTGCCTCACTTAAGGCCTATCTATCAGAATTTCATGCCACTTTGATTTTCGTGTTTGCTGGAGTTGGATCAGCCATTGCTTACA ATGACCTAACATCAGATGCAGCTTTGGATCCAGCTGGTCTAGTGGCAGTAGCTGTGGCTCATGCATTTGCACTATTTGTTGGTGTGTCCATAGCAGCCAACATCTCAGGTGGACATTTGAACCCTGCTGTCACTTTCGGATTAGCTATTGGAGGCAACATCACCATCCTAACTGGTCTCTTCTATTGGATTGCCCAATTACTCGGCGCAATCCTTGCATCTCTCCTCCTCAGCTTCGTCACCGGAAAG AGTGTTCCAACACATGGAGTTGCTGCTGGATTGAACCCTCTTGCAGGATTAGTGTTTGAGGTTATTATTACATTTGGGTTGGTTTACACTGTTTATGCCACAGCAGTTGACCCCAAAAAGGGTTCATTGGGAACCATTGCACCCATTGCTATTGGGTTTGTTGTGGGTGCCAACATCTTGGTGGCCGGTCCATTCAGTGGCGGTTCAATGAACCCGGCTCGCTCATTCGGTCCAGCTGTGGTTAGTGGAAACTTTGCTGATAACTGGATCTATTGGGTTGGACCATTGATAGGAGGAGGCTTGGCTGGGTTGATTTACGGTGACATCTTCATTGGTTCATATGCTCC